One Acidobacteriota bacterium genomic region harbors:
- a CDS encoding NAD+ synthase, whose protein sequence is MNRPYPPPVHADLALSITQRFLEEELRKTGFRRFVVGLSGGVDSALSCALAVRAVGPEAVLAVKMPYRTSDPRSEQDADSVLSLLGVPSERVDITPMVDAYFAGRDEATPLRRGNHMARTRMAVLFDLSARERALVLGTSNKTELLLGYGTWYGDMASSLNPIGDLYKTQVWQLARHLGLPDPVVTKAPSADLWKGQTDEAEMGLTYAEADAILYLLVDERCTMEETASAAGVPLDRVAKVLRMIEASQFKRRLPVICKLSHRTIGIDFRYPRDWGR, encoded by the coding sequence ATGAACCGGCCCTATCCCCCTCCCGTCCACGCGGACCTCGCCCTTTCCATCACCCAGCGCTTCCTCGAGGAGGAACTCCGCAAGACCGGCTTCCGGCGCTTCGTGGTGGGGCTCTCGGGCGGGGTGGATTCGGCCCTCTCCTGCGCCCTGGCGGTCCGGGCCGTGGGGCCCGAGGCCGTGCTCGCCGTCAAGATGCCCTACCGCACCAGCGACCCCCGCTCCGAGCAGGACGCCGACTCGGTCCTGTCGCTCCTCGGCGTGCCCTCCGAGCGGGTGGACATCACCCCCATGGTGGACGCCTACTTCGCGGGTCGGGACGAGGCCACGCCCCTGCGGCGCGGGAACCACATGGCCCGGACGCGCATGGCCGTCCTCTTCGACCTCTCGGCCCGCGAGCGGGCCCTCGTGCTGGGGACCTCCAACAAGACCGAACTCCTCCTGGGCTACGGCACCTGGTACGGGGACATGGCCTCCTCCCTCAACCCCATCGGGGACCTGTACAAGACCCAGGTGTGGCAGTTGGCGCGCCACCTCGGCCTGCCCGACCCGGTGGTGACCAAGGCCCCGTCGGCGGACCTCTGGAAGGGCCAGACCGACGAGGCCGAGATGGGCCTGACCTACGCCGAGGCCGACGCCATCCTCTACCTTCTCGTGGACGAGCGCTGCACCATGGAGGAGACGGCCTCCGCGGCGGGCGTCCCCCTCGACCGCGTCGCCAAGGTGCTCCGCATGATCGAGGCCAGCCAGTTCAAGCGCCGCCTGCCCGTCATCTGCAAGCTCTCCCACCGCACCATCGGCATCGACTTCCGCTACCCCCGCGACTGGGGCAGGTAG